The Helianthus annuus cultivar XRQ/B chromosome 16, HanXRQr2.0-SUNRISE, whole genome shotgun sequence genome includes a window with the following:
- the LOC110923193 gene encoding probable carboxylesterase 2, whose protein sequence is MSSVFGSGEISTSDEYLHEITGFIRVHKDGHCERLLGNNKLPAGIDSSTGVESKDVVISPETNVSARLYIPKSATSDRKLPIMIYFHGGGFVFESTTSAAYHSTLNRFTAELNVISVSVDYRLGPEYPVPAGYNDSWEATHWVASHSAGCGPDTWLNEFADFSKVFLAGDSAGANIAHNLAIRFGSDRIAGINLEGIILIHLYFGGNDPIGSELGKHKQLKAFTDQFWNLANPSGTGLDDPLFNPEKDPNLSGLGCSKILLAVAEKDSLRDRGLHYKELMEKSGWAGKVEMLESKDEDHAFFLFDQFSQNTSTLCNRICTFIN, encoded by the coding sequence ATGTCTTCTGTGTTCGGGTCGGGAGAGATATCAACATCCGATGAATATCTTCACGAAATCACTGGTTTTATAAGAGTACACAAAGATGGCCACTGTGAAAGATTGCTGGGAAATAACAAGTTGCCTGCCGGAATCGATTCTTCAACCGGAGTCGAATCAAAAGACGTCGTCATCTCACCCGAAACCAATGTGTCCGCAAGGCTTTACATTCCCAAATCCGCCACATCAGATCGGAAACTACCGATTATGATTTATTTTCATGGTGGTGGTTTCGTATTCGAATCCACCACGAGTGCTGCCTATCACTCTACACTCAACCGTTTCACGGCTGAGTTAAATGTGATAAGCGTTTCGGTTGACTACAGGCTGGGCCCGGAGTACCCAGTCCCAGCAGGGTACAATGACTCTTGGGAAGCGACCCATTGGGTCGCTTCTCATAGTGCAGGATGTGGTCCTGACACATGGTTAAATGAATTTGCTGATTTTAGTAAGGTGTTTTTGGCGGGAGATAGTGCCGGGGCGAATATCGCCCACAATCTGGCAATCCGGTTCGGGTCAGACCGGATTGCTGGAATAAACCTAGAGGGTATTATTTTGATCCACCTGTATTTCGGAGGAAATGACCCTATTGGATCCGAACTTGGGAAACATAAGCAGTTGAAAGCGTTTACGGATCAGTTTTGGAATCTGGCTAATCCATCAGGTACGGGGCTAGATGACCCGTTGTTTAACCCGGAAAAGGACCCGAATCTTTCGGGTTTGGGGTGCTCCAAGATCCTTTTAGCTGTTGCGGAGAAAGATTCTTTAAGAGACAGGGGTTTGCATTACAAAGAATTGATGGAGAAAAGTGGATGGGCTGGAAAAGTGGAGATGTTGGAATCAAAAGATGAGGATCATGCATTCTTTCTGTTTGATCAGTTTTCTCAAAATACTAGTACCTTGTGCAATAGAATTTGTACCTTCATCAACTAG
- the LOC110923912 gene encoding probable carboxylesterase 5 produces the protein MSLTFEIPKSDEIVHEIVGFIRVYKDGHCERLVGTNKLPAGIDSSTGVISKDVVISPETNLSARLYIPKTVTAYRKLPVLIYIHGGGFIVESTTSSDYHPTLNYLTAGSNVITVSVDYRLGPENPVPAGYNDCWEAIHWVASHSTGGGPDPWLNNIGDFQKVFFAGDSAGANIVHSMGVRFGLDPIAGINLKGVLLLDPYFGGVVAIGSEREKGKEMKAFTDQFWNLANPSVTRLDDPLFNPEKDPRMSGVGCSRILLCVAELDSFRDRGLLYKEMMEKNGWPGKLEMLESKGEDHVFFLFDHTSENARILFDTICTFINHTC, from the coding sequence ATGTCTTTGACTTTTGAGATACCAAAATCCGATGAAATTGTTCACGAAATCGTTGGTTTCATAAGAGTATACAAAGATGGCCATTGTGAAAGATTAGTGGGAACAAACAAGTTACCAGCCGGAATCGATTCTTCAACCGGAGTCATATCAAAAGACGTCGTCATCTCACCCGAAACCAACCTGTCCGCAAGGCTTTACATTCCCAAAACCGTCACCGCTTATCGAAAACTGCCCGTTCTGATTTATATACACGGTGGTGGTTTCATAGTCGAATCCACCACGAGTTCTGACTACCACCCTACACTTAATTATCTGACGGCGGGGTCAAATGTGATCACCGTTTCCGTTGACTACAGGCTGGGACCAGAGAATCCGGTCCCAGCTGGGTACAACGACTGTTGGGAAGCGATCCATTGGGTCGCTTCCCATAGTACAGGAGGTGGTCCTGACCCCTGGTTAAATAATATTGGTGATTTTCAAAAGGTGTTTTTCGCGGGAGATAGTGCCGGGGCGAATATCGTCCACAGTATGGGGGTCCGGTTCGGGTTAGACCCGATTGCTGGAATAAATCTAAAGGGTGTTCTTCTACTTGACCCGTATTTTGGTGGAGTTGTCGCGATTGGATCCGAACGTGAGAAAGGTAAGGAGATGAAAGCGTTTACGGATCAGTTTTGGAATTTGGCGAATCCGTCAGTGACCAGGCTGGATGACCCGTTGTTTAACCCGGAAAAGGACCCGAGGATGTCGGGTGTGGGCTGCTCCAGGATCCTTTTATGTGTTGCGGAATTAGATTCATTTAGAGACAGGGGTTTGCTTTACAAAGAAAtgatggagaaaaatggatggccTGGAAAATTGGAGATGTTGGAGTCAAAAGGAGAGGATCATGTGTTCTTTCTGTTTGATCATACTTCTGAGAATGCTCGTATCTTGTTTGATACAATTTGTACTTTCATCAACCACACTTGTTGA